In one Pseudomonas tensinigenes genomic region, the following are encoded:
- a CDS encoding mannose-1-phosphate guanylyltransferase — protein sequence MNIAQHSVEIEREVGNLGVMSWLSRHQPLPSANESWLGTILLVERIGVFPASGDIRRPLRDPYPLLAHLKKLYGEQALEMDDQDGLKVIFSDWRFRVRICCNDPAIIINVETRCDTRLMPQKIAELLEQVDAFE from the coding sequence ATGAACATTGCACAACATTCCGTAGAGATTGAACGCGAGGTGGGTAACCTCGGGGTGATGAGCTGGTTGTCCCGCCATCAACCGTTGCCCAGCGCCAACGAGTCCTGGCTGGGCACGATTCTGCTGGTGGAGCGCATTGGCGTGTTTCCGGCGTCCGGTGATATCCGCCGGCCGCTGCGCGACCCGTATCCGCTGCTCGCGCATTTGAAAAAACTGTATGGCGAGCAAGCGTTGGAGATGGATGATCAGGATGGCCTGAAAGTGATCTTCAGCGACTGGCGTTTTCGCGTGCGGATTTGCTGCAACGATCCGGCGATCATCATCAACGTTGAGACGCGCTGCGATACGCGGCTGATGCCGCAGAAGATTGCGGAATTGCTCGAGCAAGTCGACGCCTTCGAATAA
- a CDS encoding SGNH/GDSL hydrolase family protein — protein sequence MLAVDDAQPVAASVVQVGDARERFAQWREGKAGKVLSVSVIGDSYSAGQDFYLNKLVQRVAGEVGFAGPGYVGFNHGAALGGTHFKYTRSSDKYFGGDWKVSELGQASPDSRTVTGRPGAWLQVDASPTPRIDTAVTQAKLLYLGTGESSEIRYRWAPSEDWQPMTLTGAGVQEVPLAGLSAAKDWSFKLEVVKGAPTLFGLWMSNEQNGVRVSKLAASGAASADFYHKDPQWQVQWKAAVSKIPADVYMIMLGGNDQGFGVKPAQYLQNVQGLVGMLREIQPQASINLIMRQDTTRSSAYPMSAYAQVLEPWAREQHLGYANLQCAFGPDVKRYAAAMIGPDKIHPVPATGGKVIADYFYGWIMGAKDRCDTAPK from the coding sequence ATGTTGGCAGTAGATGATGCGCAACCCGTGGCAGCGTCGGTGGTTCAGGTAGGCGATGCCCGCGAGCGTTTTGCGCAGTGGCGTGAAGGCAAGGCCGGCAAGGTCTTGTCGGTCTCGGTGATCGGCGACAGCTACAGCGCCGGGCAGGATTTCTATCTGAACAAACTGGTGCAGCGCGTGGCCGGGGAGGTGGGTTTTGCCGGCCCGGGTTACGTCGGTTTCAACCACGGCGCGGCGCTTGGCGGCACGCATTTCAAATACACCCGCAGCAGTGACAAGTACTTTGGCGGCGACTGGAAGGTTTCAGAGTTGGGGCAAGCAAGCCCGGACAGTCGCACGGTAACAGGCCGGCCCGGCGCATGGTTGCAAGTGGATGCGAGTCCTACGCCGCGTATCGATACCGCTGTCACTCAGGCGAAACTGCTTTACCTCGGTACTGGTGAATCCAGCGAGATCCGCTACCGCTGGGCACCTTCAGAAGATTGGCAGCCGATGACGCTGACAGGCGCTGGGGTTCAGGAAGTGCCATTGGCAGGCCTGTCTGCAGCGAAAGACTGGTCCTTCAAACTGGAAGTGGTGAAGGGCGCGCCGACGTTGTTCGGCCTGTGGATGAGCAACGAACAGAACGGCGTTCGTGTCTCGAAACTGGCGGCCTCCGGTGCGGCCTCTGCGGACTTCTATCACAAGGACCCGCAATGGCAAGTGCAGTGGAAAGCTGCCGTGTCGAAGATCCCCGCTGATGTTTACATGATCATGCTCGGTGGCAATGATCAGGGTTTCGGCGTGAAGCCCGCGCAGTATCTGCAGAACGTTCAGGGGCTGGTGGGCATGCTGCGTGAGATTCAGCCGCAGGCGAGTATCAACCTGATCATGCGCCAGGACACCACGCGCTCCAGTGCGTATCCGATGTCGGCGTATGCGCAGGTGCTTGAGCCGTGGGCGCGTGAGCAGCATCTGGGGTACGCCAATCTTCAGTGCGCGTTCGGGCCGGACGTCAAACGCTACGCGGCGGCGATGATCGGCCCGGACAAGATTCATCCGGTGCCGGCCACGGGCGGGAAGGTGATTGCTGATTACTTTTATGGCTGGATCATGGGCGCCAAGGATCGTTGCGACACCGCCCCTAAATAA
- a CDS encoding acyltransferase family protein: MSSKKKSLEIETLRGLACLLLVLYHVIGPLGGGLKIDIGSPFRVIADSMVYVRMPLFTFISGYIYSIYKIRGNDFSAFFSGKVRRLIVPLFCVGVPFSVLQAVGPGVNKDVGVIDALLSFWVPINHFWFLQAVFIIFMFVGLLEWRGMLRSATRLYGLFAFAALLFLLPPFKFDAFGINGAIYLLPFFVAGMIGQENVDALKQRFKVIGPLVFVLISLTLLYVAAIDRELIVDRRSLIGLTVGCVSCIALLSSDMRSKALTWLGGYSYAIFLFHVLFAATSRFVLVRLGVKDESLLVLGGLSCGLLGPVVLSMIFSRFNFTSVLFLGERVAKKKPLVPVTPVVQPQRS, encoded by the coding sequence ATGTCGAGCAAGAAAAAGTCCCTGGAGATTGAAACCCTGCGTGGCCTGGCGTGCCTGTTGCTGGTGCTCTATCACGTCATCGGGCCGTTGGGCGGCGGGTTGAAGATCGACATCGGCTCGCCGTTCCGGGTGATCGCCGATTCGATGGTGTACGTGCGTATGCCGTTGTTCACGTTCATCTCCGGGTACATCTATTCGATCTACAAAATTCGCGGCAATGACTTTTCCGCGTTCTTCAGCGGCAAGGTGCGGCGCTTGATCGTGCCGCTGTTTTGCGTTGGCGTGCCGTTCTCGGTGTTGCAAGCGGTAGGGCCGGGGGTGAACAAGGACGTCGGGGTGATCGACGCGTTGTTGTCGTTCTGGGTGCCGATCAACCACTTCTGGTTCCTGCAAGCGGTGTTCATCATTTTCATGTTCGTCGGACTGCTGGAGTGGCGCGGGATGCTGCGTTCGGCGACGCGGCTGTATGGGCTGTTTGCGTTTGCGGCGCTGCTGTTTTTGTTGCCGCCGTTCAAGTTCGATGCGTTCGGGATTAACGGCGCGATTTACCTGTTGCCGTTTTTCGTTGCAGGGATGATTGGGCAAGAGAATGTCGACGCGTTGAAGCAGCGCTTCAAGGTGATCGGGCCGTTGGTGTTTGTGTTGATCTCGTTGACGTTGCTGTACGTCGCGGCGATTGATCGTGAGTTGATTGTTGATCGTCGCAGTCTGATCGGGTTGACCGTGGGTTGTGTCTCCTGCATCGCCTTGCTGTCGAGTGATATGCGCTCCAAGGCGCTGACCTGGCTTGGTGGTTATTCGTATGCGATTTTCCTGTTTCATGTGCTGTTCGCGGCGACGTCGCGGTTTGTGCTGGTGCGGTTGGGGGTGAAGGATGAGAGTTTGCTGGTGCTCGGTGGCTTGAGTTGCGGCCTGCTCGGGCCAGTGGTGTTGTCGATGATTTTCAGCCGGTTCAATTTCACCTCTGTGTTGTTCCTTGGTGAGCGGGTGGCGAAGAAGAAACCGTTGGTGCCTGTCACTCCAGTGGTGCAACCACAACGCAGCTAA
- a CDS encoding polysaccharide biosynthesis C-terminal domain-containing protein gives MIFRLLLRGGALGAKFLLVLAITHYLGYEALGFYGVVVAASLIASKFYSVGFSSEINRLISVGGSSRRVVDKVLLLYLAVGLVLSVVTVLIYSLFQTVEATAALILCVTLVLLTEHLSFEINSFVFSAQKATAGALMFFIKTGLWAVLAVGGMMLGWVSGIASVLWLWVAANVLVIIAGYLIVVNVHHGREAGTLATATVWRAGLPFYLGTGLIALSQYAERFLIADLEPYAKLGQYVYAWSAANTLQALSYAVVAVVGIPLLAKRFQADQQAFTVKQLFINKWVMRSLVVSAAVAVAIYVFFNVVLDYVATSVPRPDNAILGVLIFSFALRAIGDIVWGGLIASKNSRVSLASAAICLLVSVPVSYLLIKHYSIYGAAWGNVFAIIVQLVVIAVLTRATQAKKATLSWA, from the coding sequence ATGATATTTCGGCTGCTGCTTCGCGGCGGAGCGTTAGGCGCGAAGTTTTTGCTGGTGTTGGCGATCACCCATTACCTCGGGTATGAGGCGCTGGGTTTTTACGGCGTGGTGGTCGCAGCATCGCTGATTGCGTCGAAGTTCTACAGCGTCGGTTTCAGTTCCGAGATCAATCGCTTGATCAGCGTCGGCGGCAGTTCGCGCCGCGTGGTCGACAAGGTTTTGCTGCTGTATCTGGCGGTGGGGCTGGTGCTGTCGGTGGTGACGGTGCTGATTTATTCACTGTTCCAGACAGTTGAAGCGACCGCCGCGCTGATCCTCTGTGTGACGCTGGTATTGCTTACTGAACACCTGTCGTTCGAGATCAACTCGTTCGTGTTTTCTGCGCAGAAAGCCACAGCGGGCGCACTGATGTTCTTCATCAAGACCGGCCTGTGGGCGGTTCTGGCCGTGGGCGGGATGATGCTCGGTTGGGTCTCGGGAATCGCCAGTGTGTTGTGGCTGTGGGTCGCCGCCAACGTGCTGGTGATCATCGCCGGTTACCTGATTGTGGTGAACGTTCATCACGGCCGAGAAGCCGGGACACTGGCCACCGCCACTGTCTGGAGAGCGGGATTACCCTTTTACCTCGGTACCGGGTTGATTGCGTTGAGTCAGTACGCCGAGCGTTTTCTGATCGCCGACCTCGAACCGTACGCCAAACTGGGTCAATACGTGTACGCGTGGTCGGCGGCGAACACCTTGCAGGCGTTGTCGTACGCGGTGGTCGCGGTGGTCGGGATTCCGCTGTTGGCCAAGCGTTTTCAGGCTGATCAGCAGGCATTCACCGTCAAGCAACTGTTCATCAACAAGTGGGTCATGCGCTCGCTAGTCGTGTCGGCTGCGGTGGCGGTGGCGATCTATGTGTTTTTCAACGTGGTGCTCGATTACGTCGCCACCAGCGTGCCGCGTCCGGACAATGCGATCCTCGGCGTGCTGATTTTTTCCTTCGCCTTGCGTGCGATTGGCGACATTGTCTGGGGCGGTTTGATTGCCTCGAAAAACAGTCGGGTGTCGCTGGCCAGTGCGGCGATTTGCCTGCTGGTGTCAGTGCCGGTCAGCTATCTGCTGATCAAGCATTATTCGATTTACGGTGCGGCGTGGGGCAATGTCTTCGCGATCATCGTGCAGCTTGTGGTGATTGCTGTGCTGACCCGAGCGACCCAGGCGAAAAAGGCCACATTGTCATGGGCCTGA